Proteins encoded by one window of Tunturibacter psychrotolerans:
- the lpdA gene encoding dihydrolipoyl dehydrogenase, with product MADTIYDLVVLGGGPAGYTCAIRASQYGLKAALIDANDRLGGTCLLWGCIPTKSMLFSAELWDHLKHADRYGIDVTPPKLNWKGVLARKDDVITRHTKGLDFLMKKNKINAIKGYGRLTGPAKDGVHTIEVKTADGKAETIKAKKVVLATGSDARMLPGYKADTTILTNYEILKIDEAPKSLVVVGSGAVGVEFASIFKSFGAEVTILEALPRMVPAEDEDISKELLRLFKKREIDVHLSAKVDKFEKNKDGVLVHFTKADGTSETKQAEKVLVAVGRAPRTYDVGLDKVKITPDRGFIVTNEWMETTEPGIYAIGDIVAGLPQLAHVGSMAGLVVAARIAGKYAKAVNRAHIPGCTYCDPQIASVGLTEAQAKEKGYQVKIGKFPFVGNSKATILDAHDGFVKVVSDAKHGEILGVHIIGTTATEIIAEAVTAIQLEATIEEMMFTIHAHPTVAEALLDGFSSVEGMAVNV from the coding sequence TTGGCAGATACGATTTATGACTTAGTGGTGCTCGGCGGCGGACCCGCCGGATATACCTGCGCAATCCGCGCCTCACAATATGGCCTCAAGGCGGCGCTGATCGATGCGAACGACCGTTTAGGCGGAACCTGCCTGCTCTGGGGCTGCATTCCCACCAAATCGATGCTGTTTTCTGCCGAACTGTGGGATCACCTGAAGCACGCCGACCGCTACGGCATCGATGTAACACCGCCGAAGCTGAACTGGAAGGGCGTCTTGGCGCGCAAGGACGACGTGATCACGCGGCACACCAAGGGTCTCGACTTTCTGATGAAGAAGAATAAGATCAACGCCATCAAGGGTTACGGTCGCCTGACCGGTCCAGCGAAGGACGGCGTCCACACCATCGAAGTGAAGACCGCCGACGGCAAGGCCGAGACCATCAAAGCCAAAAAAGTTGTTCTGGCAACGGGCTCCGATGCCCGTATGTTGCCTGGATACAAGGCAGACACTACGATTTTGACGAACTACGAAATTCTCAAGATCGACGAAGCGCCGAAATCGCTGGTTGTCGTGGGATCCGGCGCAGTCGGAGTTGAGTTCGCGTCGATCTTCAAGAGCTTCGGAGCGGAAGTAACGATCCTTGAAGCTCTGCCGCGCATGGTTCCCGCTGAGGACGAGGACATCAGTAAGGAGCTGCTGCGCCTTTTCAAGAAACGTGAAATTGACGTGCACCTATCAGCAAAGGTCGACAAGTTTGAAAAGAATAAGGACGGTGTGTTGGTTCACTTTACGAAGGCTGACGGAACGAGTGAGACCAAACAAGCTGAGAAAGTACTCGTAGCCGTCGGGCGCGCGCCGCGAACCTACGATGTCGGCCTCGACAAGGTGAAGATCACTCCGGATCGCGGTTTTATCGTTACCAATGAATGGATGGAGACGACCGAGCCAGGCATCTACGCGATCGGCGATATCGTTGCGGGCCTTCCTCAGTTAGCGCACGTCGGCAGCATGGCAGGTCTTGTGGTTGCGGCGCGAATCGCCGGTAAGTACGCCAAGGCCGTGAATCGCGCTCATATTCCTGGTTGCACCTATTGCGACCCTCAAATTGCCAGCGTTGGCCTCACCGAGGCGCAGGCGAAAGAGAAGGGTTACCAAGTGAAAATCGGAAAGTTCCCGTTCGTCGGCAACTCGAAGGCGACGATCCTCGATGCTCACGATGGCTTCGTCAAAGTCGTCTCCGACGCAAAGCATGGGGAGATTCTCGGCGTTCACATCATTGGCACTACCGCAACCGAGATCATCGCCGAAGCCGTTACTGCAATTCAGCTCGAGGCGACCATCGAAGAGATGATGTTCACTATCCACGCACATCCGACGGTCGCCGAGGCCCTCCTTGACGGCTTCTCGAGCGTCGAAGGGATGGCGGTCAACGTTTAG
- the lipB gene encoding lipoyl(octanoyl) transferase LipB: MRRSSMHINLLNLGRTPYREAMVIQQHVIDARKQNLIGDTLLMVEHPPVLTLGRNAHRSNVLASDEILTMRGVDLHEVNRGGDVTYHGPGQLVGYPIIDLRGDLPSKKGPHLGPVDYVRLLEEALIRTCGDFGVMTQRICKLTGVWTMAGGSIPEKKIAAIGVHVSQGVTSHGFALNVTTDLRDFDWIIPCGIADRPVTSLELEADSDREPTMESASNSTARNFGRVFERQMLWCESVDQLLTTHV; this comes from the coding sequence ATACGGCGAAGCAGCATGCATATCAATCTTCTTAATCTCGGCCGCACGCCCTACCGCGAAGCAATGGTCATCCAGCAACACGTCATCGACGCGCGAAAGCAGAATCTGATCGGTGACACGCTTTTGATGGTGGAGCATCCACCCGTCCTGACCCTGGGTCGCAACGCACACCGCTCCAACGTCCTTGCTAGCGACGAAATCCTCACGATGCGCGGAGTCGATCTCCACGAGGTTAATCGTGGCGGCGATGTCACGTATCACGGCCCTGGGCAACTGGTCGGATATCCGATCATAGACCTCCGTGGCGACTTGCCTAGCAAAAAGGGGCCCCATCTTGGCCCGGTTGACTACGTTCGTCTGCTCGAAGAGGCCTTAATCCGCACGTGCGGCGACTTCGGAGTAATGACTCAGCGAATCTGCAAGCTTACAGGCGTCTGGACAATGGCCGGTGGCAGCATCCCCGAGAAAAAGATCGCAGCGATAGGTGTCCACGTGTCTCAGGGCGTGACCTCTCACGGCTTCGCGCTCAACGTAACTACAGACCTGAGAGATTTCGACTGGATTATCCCCTGCGGTATCGCCGATCGACCAGTAACGAGCCTTGAACTTGAAGCCGATTCAGACCGCGAACCAACTATGGAGTCTGCTTCTAATTCCACCGCTCGTAACTTTGGCCGAGTCTTCGAGCGGCAGATGCTATGGTGCGAATCAGTCGACCAGCTACTCACCACCCATGTGTGA